A single genomic interval of Ramlibacter sp. harbors:
- a CDS encoding glutathione S-transferase, with protein sequence MASITPYQLHYWPHIQGRGEFVRLALEAAGAPYVDVARGDPEQGQGLPALMHYLQGPGVARPPFACPLLVDGKLVVGQTAAILLYLGPRIGLVGKSEADRLWAHQIQLTIADMAKEAHDTHHPLSTALYYEDQIPEARRAAESFRTVRMTKYLAWFEAVLARNPRNAGREVPHLIGARPGYVDLSLFQLVEGLLYAFPKATRRALRKAPRVSALHAAVPQQKRVAAYLASDRRIAFNEDGIFRRYPGMDG encoded by the coding sequence ATGGCCTCAATCACCCCCTACCAACTGCATTACTGGCCCCACATCCAGGGCCGCGGCGAGTTTGTGCGCCTGGCGCTGGAAGCGGCCGGCGCGCCCTATGTGGACGTGGCCCGCGGCGACCCCGAGCAGGGCCAGGGCCTGCCCGCGCTCATGCACTACCTGCAGGGGCCCGGCGTGGCGCGCCCGCCCTTTGCCTGCCCGCTGCTGGTGGACGGCAAGCTCGTGGTGGGGCAGACGGCGGCCATCCTGCTGTACCTGGGCCCGCGCATCGGCCTGGTGGGCAAGAGCGAGGCCGACCGCCTGTGGGCCCACCAGATCCAGCTGACCATTGCCGACATGGCCAAGGAAGCCCACGACACCCACCACCCGCTGAGCACCGCGCTGTATTACGAAGACCAGATCCCCGAGGCGCGCCGCGCGGCGGAGTCGTTCCGCACCGTGCGCATGACCAAGTACCTGGCCTGGTTTGAGGCGGTGCTGGCGCGCAACCCGCGCAATGCGGGGCGGGAGGTGCCCCACCTGATTGGCGCCAGGCCGGGCTATGTGGACCTGTCGCTGTTCCAGCTGGTGGAGGGCCTGCTCTATGCCTTCCCCAAGGCCACGCGGCGCGCGCTCAGAAAAGCGCCGCGGGTGAGCGCGCTGCATGCCGCCGTGCCGCAGCAAAAACGCGTGGCCGCCTACCTGGCCAGCGACCGGCGCATTGCGTTCAATGAAGACGGGATCTTCCGGCGGTATCCGGGCATGGACGGGTGA
- a CDS encoding AAA family ATPase — MYAKHFGLTQDPFSIAPDPRYLFMSERHREALAHLLYGLGGTGTADGTPAGGAGGGFVLLSGEIGTGKTTVCRCLLEQIPAHCNVAYIFNPKLTVIELLQTVCDEFHIAVPPGATTAKDFIDPLNAHLLRTHAAGQSNVLIIDEAQNLSADVLEQLRLLTNLETNERKLLQIVLIGQPELRTLLARPELEQLAQRVIARFHLDALSEAETTQYITHRLAIAGHTGALPFDARALRRIYQLTRGVPRRINLLCGRALLGAYAEQRGQVNRRVVDKAAAEVFGTSTPVRRRPVWPAWAAGLSAAAVVALGVWWQAGTQPRARPSGPDPLASPTLSLKPATVITVPPSPSSTAAPIATPASGARP; from the coding sequence ATGTACGCCAAGCATTTCGGCCTGACGCAGGACCCGTTCTCCATCGCGCCCGATCCGCGCTACCTCTTCATGAGCGAGCGGCATCGCGAGGCCCTGGCGCACCTGCTGTACGGCCTGGGGGGCACCGGCACGGCAGACGGCACGCCCGCCGGCGGCGCGGGCGGCGGCTTTGTGCTGCTCAGCGGCGAGATCGGCACCGGCAAGACCACGGTGTGCCGCTGCCTGCTGGAGCAGATCCCGGCGCACTGCAACGTGGCCTACATCTTCAACCCCAAGCTCACCGTGATCGAGCTGCTGCAGACGGTGTGCGACGAGTTCCACATTGCCGTACCGCCCGGGGCCACCACCGCCAAGGACTTCATCGACCCGCTCAACGCCCACCTGCTGCGCACCCACGCGGCCGGGCAGAGCAATGTGCTCATCATTGACGAGGCGCAGAACCTCAGCGCCGATGTGCTGGAGCAGCTGCGCCTGCTGACCAACCTGGAGACCAACGAGCGCAAGCTGCTGCAGATCGTGCTGATCGGCCAGCCCGAGCTGCGCACCCTGCTGGCGCGGCCCGAACTGGAGCAGCTGGCCCAGCGCGTGATCGCGCGCTTTCACCTGGACGCGCTGAGCGAAGCCGAAACCACGCAGTACATCACCCACCGGCTGGCCATTGCCGGCCACACCGGCGCCCTGCCGTTCGACGCGCGGGCGCTGCGCCGCATCTACCAGCTCACGCGCGGCGTGCCGCGCCGCATCAACCTGCTGTGCGGGCGCGCGCTGCTGGGCGCCTATGCCGAGCAGCGCGGCCAGGTGAACCGGCGCGTGGTCGACAAGGCCGCGGCGGAAGTGTTCGGCACCAGCACCCCGGTGCGCCGCCGCCCGGTCTGGCCCGCCTGGGCCGCCGGCCTGTCGGCGGCGGCCGTGGTCGCGCTGGGGGTCTGGTGGCAAGCCGGCACCCAGCCGCGCGCGCGCCCCAGCGGGCCCGACCCGCTGGCCAGCCCCACGCTCAGCCTCAAGCCGGCCACGGTCATCACCGTGCCGCCCTCCCCCTCGTCCACCGCGGCCCCGATCGCCACGCCGGCCTCGGGCGCCCGACCCTGA
- a CDS encoding DUF924 family protein → MPVTLATPMTPALPSAFDVIDFWREAGPAKWFRKDEAFDADFRNRFLQAHEAAARGELNAWGQTADGALALLVLLDQFPRNAFRGTARMFATDAQARDVARAALAAGLDQQTDEALRNFFYLPFMHSEDLTDQDLAEQLTRPLDPENHKFAVIHRDIIEKYGRFPHRNAVLGRTTTPDEQRFLDDGGFAG, encoded by the coding sequence CTGCCTGTCACCCTTGCAACGCCCATGACCCCTGCCCTGCCATCCGCATTTGACGTGATCGACTTCTGGCGCGAAGCCGGCCCTGCCAAGTGGTTCAGGAAAGATGAGGCGTTTGACGCCGACTTTCGCAACCGTTTTCTACAAGCCCACGAGGCCGCTGCGCGCGGCGAGCTGAACGCCTGGGGCCAGACCGCCGACGGCGCACTTGCCCTGCTGGTGCTGCTGGACCAGTTTCCGCGCAATGCGTTTCGCGGCACGGCCCGCATGTTTGCCACCGACGCGCAGGCGCGCGACGTGGCCCGCGCCGCGCTGGCCGCAGGCCTAGACCAGCAGACCGACGAGGCGCTGCGCAACTTCTTTTACCTGCCCTTCATGCACTCCGAAGACCTGACCGACCAGGACCTGGCCGAGCAGCTGACCCGCCCGCTGGACCCCGAGAACCACAAGTTTGCGGTGATCCACCGCGACATCATCGAAAAATACGGGCGCTTTCCGCACCGCAATGCTGTGCTGGGGCGCACCACGACGCCGGATGAGCAGCGGTTTCTGGACGATGGCGGGTTTGCGGGCTGA
- a CDS encoding response regulator produces MTTLQTETTPSVPRILVVDDTPDNLFLMNGLLEDRYQVVLAPSGSEALKVVMSDQPPAMVLLDIMMPDMDGYEVLRRIRQHPPTANIPVIFLTALAGTQDELLGLDLGAVDYLTKPVDPDKVVARIEAHVVATLRASQIEALSEKLARYLSPEDWQALFHTEAAQAIRFESRPLTVLYADAGESSIWPVCGLAPWSADVDSLAAVHGGTVDSFANGAVGVFFDEASACLDMAIALRQCIGALHLRIGLHTGVCEMATFCSNGEARSTLIGPQARLAAELASRASSGDILLSPETRLAVGPGVPLDAAGRLMPVPRGRPRGVRFGSSRRGPLSLPADLRAAQ; encoded by the coding sequence ATGACCACTCTCCAGACCGAAACAACCCCCAGCGTGCCGCGCATCCTCGTGGTGGACGACACGCCCGACAACCTGTTCCTGATGAACGGCCTGCTCGAGGACCGCTACCAGGTGGTGCTGGCCCCGTCGGGCAGCGAAGCGCTCAAGGTCGTCATGTCGGACCAGCCGCCCGCCATGGTGCTGCTGGACATCATGATGCCCGACATGGACGGCTACGAGGTGTTGCGGCGCATCCGCCAGCACCCGCCCACGGCCAACATCCCGGTGATCTTTCTCACGGCCCTGGCCGGCACGCAGGACGAACTGCTGGGCCTGGACCTGGGGGCCGTGGACTACCTGACCAAGCCGGTGGACCCCGACAAGGTGGTGGCCCGCATCGAGGCCCATGTGGTGGCCACGCTGCGCGCCAGCCAGATCGAGGCGCTGTCGGAAAAACTGGCCCGCTACCTCTCGCCCGAGGACTGGCAGGCCCTGTTTCACACCGAGGCCGCGCAGGCCATCCGCTTTGAGTCCCGCCCGCTCACCGTGCTGTATGCCGACGCGGGCGAGAGCTCGATCTGGCCCGTCTGCGGCCTGGCGCCCTGGAGCGCCGACGTGGACAGCCTGGCGGCGGTCCATGGCGGCACGGTGGACTCGTTCGCCAATGGCGCCGTGGGGGTCTTCTTTGACGAGGCCAGCGCCTGCCTGGACATGGCCATTGCGCTGCGCCAGTGCATCGGCGCGCTGCACCTGCGCATTGGCCTGCACACCGGGGTTTGCGAGATGGCCACCTTCTGCAGCAATGGCGAAGCCCGCAGCACGCTGATCGGGCCGCAGGCGCGGCTGGCCGCGGAGCTGGCCTCCAGGGCCTCCAGTGGCGACATCCTGCTGTCGCCCGAAACCCGGCTCGCCGTGGGGCCGGGCGTGCCGCTGGACGCGGCAGGCCGGCTCATGCCGGTCCCGCGGGGCCGCCCCCGGGGCGTGCGCTTCGGCTCCTCGCGCCGGGGCCCGCTGTCGCTGCCCGCGGACCTGCGGGCGGCTCAGTAG
- a CDS encoding LysR family transcriptional regulator, with protein MNPLDRMTVFSRVAELTSFTQAADSLGLPKATASLAVQQLEAELGTRLLHRTTRRVQLTQDGQAYYERCKDLLADVEDLQTMFQQAGAQDLRGRVRVDMTTGMARNIVIPRLPGLLALHPKLELELSSTERRVDLVREGFDCVLRVGAVGDAGLVARPLGLLPMVNCASPAYLRQRGTPRTVADLAGHQLVHYVGTLGGKSAGFEYLQEGREQRVTMAGAITVNNAESYQAACLAGLGLIQVPEVGVRDLLAQGALVEIMTDHQPAAMPLTLLYANRRNLSRRVRVVMDWLAEVAQEHVSGGQGIFMTPVSPHKNQ; from the coding sequence ATGAACCCTTTGGACCGCATGACGGTGTTCAGCCGCGTGGCCGAACTGACCAGCTTTACCCAGGCCGCCGACAGCCTGGGCCTGCCCAAGGCCACGGCGTCCCTCGCCGTGCAGCAGCTGGAAGCCGAGCTGGGCACCCGGCTGCTGCACCGCACGACCCGGCGCGTACAGCTCACGCAGGACGGCCAGGCCTATTACGAGCGCTGCAAGGACCTGCTGGCCGACGTGGAAGACCTGCAGACCATGTTCCAGCAGGCGGGCGCGCAAGATCTGCGCGGTCGTGTGCGGGTGGACATGACCACCGGCATGGCCCGCAACATCGTCATCCCGAGGCTGCCCGGGTTGCTGGCGCTGCACCCGAAGCTGGAACTGGAGCTCAGCAGCACCGAGCGCCGGGTCGACCTGGTGCGTGAAGGCTTTGACTGCGTGCTGCGCGTGGGCGCGGTGGGCGATGCGGGCCTGGTGGCGCGCCCGCTGGGCCTGCTGCCCATGGTCAACTGCGCCAGCCCCGCCTACCTGCGCCAGCGCGGCACGCCGCGCACCGTGGCCGATCTGGCCGGCCATCAATTGGTGCACTACGTGGGCACGCTGGGCGGCAAGTCAGCCGGCTTTGAATACCTGCAGGAGGGCCGGGAGCAGCGTGTGACCATGGCCGGTGCCATCACCGTGAACAACGCCGAGTCCTACCAGGCCGCCTGCCTGGCCGGGCTGGGCCTGATCCAGGTGCCCGAAGTGGGCGTGCGCGACCTGCTGGCCCAGGGTGCGCTGGTCGAGATCATGACCGACCACCAGCCTGCTGCGATGCCACTGACCCTGCTCTATGCCAACCGGCGCAACCTGTCACGCCGTGTGCGGGTGGTGATGGACTGGCTGGCGGAGGTGGCGCAGGAGCACGTGAGTGGAGGCCAAGGCATCTTCATGACCCCAGTCTCCCCCCATAAAAATCAATGA
- a CDS encoding general secretion pathway protein GspB, which produces MSYILDALKRADAERERGQVPGLHAQPMPVTPKAPTGMAAHWRWLIGAAVVVALALVSWQMSRREAAAPVVTAAAPVPAPSPTAPPPVVAATEAATPPATAAPAPPEPAPPARPKPKPPQPANLLPRPVVPKPAPRKEDKAPAAPAAPVTAAVTAAGTASSAAAAAPPAPEPRVYAISELPQDVRRDLPKLAVTGSVYSANPAQRMLILNGQVFNEGGHPTPDSVLERIGPRSAVLSFRGMRYTLPY; this is translated from the coding sequence ATGTCCTACATTCTTGACGCCCTCAAACGCGCCGACGCCGAACGCGAGCGCGGCCAGGTGCCGGGCCTGCATGCCCAGCCCATGCCCGTGACGCCCAAGGCCCCCACCGGCATGGCCGCGCACTGGCGCTGGCTGATCGGTGCTGCCGTGGTGGTGGCGCTGGCCCTGGTCTCGTGGCAGATGAGCCGGCGGGAAGCCGCCGCGCCCGTGGTGACGGCGGCGGCCCCGGTGCCTGCGCCTTCGCCCACCGCGCCGCCTCCCGTGGTCGCGGCCACCGAAGCAGCCACTCCACCGGCCACAGCAGCGCCCGCCCCCCCCGAACCCGCGCCGCCCGCCAGGCCCAAGCCCAAGCCCCCGCAACCCGCCAACCTGCTGCCGCGCCCCGTGGTGCCCAAGCCAGCCCCGCGCAAGGAAGACAAGGCGCCGGCTGCCCCTGCGGCGCCCGTCACAGCAGCCGTCACAGCAGCCGGCACCGCCAGTTCCGCGGCTGCGGCGGCACCCCCTGCACCCGAGCCACGCGTCTACGCCATCAGCGAGCTGCCGCAGGACGTGCGGCGCGACCTGCCCAAGCTCGCCGTGACCGGCTCGGTCTATTCGGCCAACCCGGCCCAGCGCATGCTCATCCTCAATGGCCAGGTATTCAACGAAGGCGGGCACCCCACGCCCGACTCGGTGCTCGAGCGCATCGGCCCGCGCAGCGCCGTGCTGAGCTTTCGCGGCATGCGCTACACCCTGCCTTATTGA
- a CDS encoding glutathione S-transferase family protein: MKLYYDETINPRKACAVARHLALPVERVHVRLARGEHKAPGFLALNPNGRLPVLQDGALTLWEANAIMCHLSLAAGADLWPRDPQAQVEVTRWLSWDAFHFTRHTGTLYFENLIKPLIGLGPADAAVVREAENQVRASAAVLEQHLASRRFLLGDALSVADFAVSAALPYAEGARLPLQGLPAIARWHARLNELPGWREPFGPAAG, translated from the coding sequence ATGAAGCTGTATTACGACGAGACCATCAACCCGCGCAAGGCCTGCGCCGTGGCCCGCCACCTGGCCCTGCCGGTGGAACGGGTGCACGTGCGCCTGGCGCGCGGCGAGCACAAGGCGCCGGGCTTTCTGGCCCTGAACCCCAACGGCCGCCTGCCCGTGCTGCAGGACGGCGCGCTCACGCTCTGGGAGGCCAACGCCATCATGTGCCACCTCTCGCTCGCGGCGGGGGCCGACCTGTGGCCACGCGACCCGCAGGCGCAGGTCGAGGTCACGCGCTGGCTCAGCTGGGACGCCTTTCATTTCACGCGCCACACCGGCACGCTGTATTTCGAGAACCTGATCAAGCCGCTGATCGGCCTGGGCCCGGCCGACGCCGCCGTGGTGCGGGAGGCCGAGAACCAGGTGCGCGCCTCGGCCGCCGTGCTCGAGCAGCACCTGGCCAGCCGCCGCTTCCTGCTGGGCGACGCGCTCAGCGTGGCCGACTTTGCGGTGTCGGCCGCCCTGCCCTATGCCGAGGGCGCCCGGCTGCCGCTGCAGGGCCTGCCGGCCATTGCACGCTGGCATGCGCGGCTCAACGAGCTGCCGGGCTGGCGCGAGCCCTTCGGCCCGGCCGCTGGCTGA
- a CDS encoding SDR family oxidoreductase codes for MKTQPFIPSIALVTGGSRGLGRSAALHIARQGTDVILTYRSQKAEADSAVAEIEKLGRRAVALPLDAADSGSFAAFAQAVRQSLAAHWQRERFDFLVNNAGVGVHASLMDTTEAQFDQLVNVHFKAVFFLTQTLLPLMNDGGRILNVSSGLARFALPGYGAYAAMKGAVEVLSRYMARELGPRGITVNVVAPGAIETDFGGGAVRDNAQLNSFVASQTALGRAGLPDDIGGVMAALLAPGTGWVNAQRIEASGGMFL; via the coding sequence ATGAAAACCCAGCCCTTCATCCCCTCCATCGCCCTCGTCACGGGCGGCAGCCGAGGCCTGGGCCGCAGTGCCGCGCTGCACATTGCCCGCCAGGGCACCGACGTGATCCTGACCTACCGCAGCCAGAAGGCCGAGGCTGACAGCGCTGTGGCCGAGATCGAAAAGCTGGGCCGGCGCGCGGTGGCCCTGCCGCTGGACGCAGCCGACAGCGGCAGCTTTGCAGCCTTTGCGCAGGCTGTGCGGCAGTCACTGGCCGCGCACTGGCAGCGTGAGCGCTTTGACTTTCTGGTCAACAACGCCGGCGTGGGTGTTCACGCCAGCCTGATGGACACCACCGAGGCGCAGTTCGACCAATTGGTCAACGTCCATTTCAAGGCTGTCTTCTTCCTCACGCAGACGCTGCTGCCGCTCATGAACGATGGCGGGCGCATCCTCAATGTGTCTTCAGGCCTTGCGCGCTTTGCGCTGCCGGGCTACGGCGCCTATGCGGCCATGAAGGGGGCGGTGGAGGTGCTGTCGCGCTACATGGCCAGGGAACTGGGGCCGCGGGGCATCACGGTCAACGTGGTGGCGCCGGGCGCGATCGAGACCGACTTTGGTGGCGGCGCGGTGCGCGACAACGCCCAGCTCAACAGTTTCGTGGCATCGCAGACGGCCCTGGGTCGTGCGGGCCTGCCTGACGACATTGGCGGCGTCATGGCGGCATTGCTGGCCCCGGGCACGGGCTGGGTCAACGCCCAGCGCATCGAGGCTTCGGGCGGCATGTTCCTCTGA
- a CDS encoding winged helix-turn-helix transcriptional regulator has protein sequence MQMDPLSATFAALADPTRRAILARLAVGPANVTELALPFAISQPAISKHLKMLERAGLVTRSREAQSRPCQIEAAPLKQVADWTAEYRVFWERSFDRLDSYLDTLQPKEKPRARHN, from the coding sequence ATGCAGATGGACCCCCTGAGCGCAACCTTTGCGGCCCTGGCCGACCCGACCCGCCGCGCCATCCTGGCGCGGCTCGCGGTCGGCCCCGCCAACGTGACCGAGCTGGCGCTGCCCTTCGCCATCAGCCAGCCCGCCATCTCCAAGCACCTGAAGATGCTGGAGCGCGCCGGCCTGGTCACCCGCTCGCGCGAGGCGCAGTCGCGCCCCTGCCAGATCGAGGCCGCGCCGCTCAAGCAGGTGGCCGACTGGACGGCCGAGTACCGCGTGTTCTGGGAGCGCAGCTTTGACCGCCTGGACAGCTACCTCGACACCCTTCAACCCAAGGAGAAACCCCGTGCCCGCCACAACTGA
- a CDS encoding LysR family transcriptional regulator, protein MKIKTIDTAGADLNALRVFAAVADAGGITAGAELLGLSKARVSIEVSRLEALLGVGLFSRTTRRVALTDAGHALYEQAVPPLRSLQDALAQAQAGQGAAVLTGTLRISAVADHTAQALAPIVAEFAALHPQLQIDLRSSDRVVDIVKEGIDVAIRMGWLRDSTLRATRLGEFEQHVVAAPGYLRRHGTPKKPEDLASHQWVALSVLPTPLTWKFTGPRGQQRTVRMSSRLRCDSASALRSLLQAGTGIATLDSLSAAPALGDGSLVRVLPQWQLPRGGIHAVYAPGRHVQAKVRAFIDFYGGRLGS, encoded by the coding sequence ATGAAAATCAAAACAATCGATACCGCTGGCGCCGACCTCAACGCCCTGCGTGTCTTTGCCGCCGTGGCCGATGCCGGTGGCATCACGGCCGGCGCCGAGCTGCTGGGCCTGAGCAAGGCCCGTGTGAGCATTGAGGTCAGCCGGCTTGAGGCGCTGCTGGGCGTCGGCCTGTTCAGCCGAACCACGCGCCGCGTGGCGCTGACCGATGCCGGCCACGCGCTGTACGAGCAGGCCGTGCCACCACTGCGCAGCCTGCAGGACGCACTGGCCCAGGCGCAGGCCGGGCAGGGCGCGGCCGTGCTCACGGGCACGCTGCGCATCAGCGCCGTGGCCGACCACACGGCCCAGGCGCTGGCGCCCATCGTGGCCGAGTTTGCCGCGCTGCACCCGCAACTGCAGATTGACCTGCGCAGCAGCGACCGCGTGGTGGACATCGTCAAGGAAGGCATTGACGTGGCCATCCGCATGGGCTGGCTGCGTGACTCCACCCTGCGCGCCACCCGGCTGGGCGAGTTTGAACAGCACGTGGTGGCTGCCCCCGGCTACCTGCGCCGCCACGGCACCCCGAAAAAGCCCGAAGACCTGGCCAGTCACCAATGGGTGGCGCTGAGCGTGCTGCCCACGCCGCTGACCTGGAAGTTCACCGGCCCGCGTGGCCAGCAGCGCACCGTGCGCATGAGCAGCCGCCTGCGCTGCGATTCCGCCAGCGCGCTGCGTTCCCTGCTGCAGGCGGGCACCGGCATTGCCACGCTGGACAGCCTGAGCGCCGCCCCGGCGCTGGGCGACGGCTCATTGGTGCGGGTGCTGCCGCAGTGGCAGCTGCCGCGCGGCGGCATTCACGCCGTGTACGCGCCGGGGCGGCATGTGCAGGCCAAGGTGAGGGCGTTCATTGATTTTTATGGGGGGAGACTGGGGTCATGA
- a CDS encoding 6,7-dimethyl-8-ribityllumazine synthase encodes MNQSLPSPANGSAPEVRIALVSSSWHRDIVNQAVQAALAEISASCSPSSRVDLFEVPGAFEIPLHAQKLAAKGRYDAILACGLIVNGGIYRHEFVTTAVIDGLMRVQLDSGVPVFSAVLTPRDFHESEEHVDFFRRHFVKKGTELAQACVKTLVSLRELNAVAPRPVV; translated from the coding sequence ATGAATCAGTCCCTTCCTTCCCCCGCCAACGGCTCCGCGCCCGAGGTCCGCATCGCGCTGGTGTCGTCTTCGTGGCACCGCGACATCGTCAACCAGGCCGTGCAGGCGGCGCTGGCCGAGATCAGCGCCAGTTGCTCCCCCAGCAGCCGGGTCGATCTGTTCGAGGTGCCCGGTGCCTTCGAGATCCCGCTGCATGCGCAGAAGCTCGCGGCCAAGGGGCGTTACGACGCCATCCTGGCCTGCGGCCTGATCGTCAATGGCGGCATTTACCGGCACGAGTTCGTCACCACCGCGGTGATCGACGGCCTGATGCGGGTGCAGCTCGATTCGGGTGTGCCGGTGTTCTCGGCCGTGCTCACGCCGCGCGACTTTCACGAGAGCGAGGAGCACGTGGATTTCTTCCGCCGCCACTTCGTCAAGAAGGGCACCGAGCTGGCCCAGGCCTGCGTGAAGACGCTGGTCAGCCTGCGCGAGCTCAACGCCGTGGCGCCGCGCCCGGTGGTCTGA
- a CDS encoding NAD(P)-dependent oxidoreductase yields the protein MNIALIGASGFIGSALRTEALARGHQVTAIVTNPGKLAPVAGLTVVKADVNDTAALAAQLKGADAVLSAFSGHAQANTFDYYLNGFKSIVAAVKAAGVPRLLVVGGAGSLEVAPGLQLLDTPQFPEAYKPTAEGARQALALLREEAALNWTMLSPSAIIAPGERTGQFRLGTDQLLANAQGDSRISVEDYAVAMINELEKPAHARQRFTVGY from the coding sequence ATGAACATCGCACTCATCGGCGCCAGCGGCTTCATCGGCTCGGCCCTGCGCACCGAGGCCCTGGCCCGCGGCCACCAGGTCACGGCCATCGTCACCAACCCGGGCAAGCTGGCACCTGTGGCGGGGCTGACGGTGGTCAAGGCGGACGTGAACGACACCGCCGCACTGGCCGCGCAGCTCAAGGGCGCCGACGCCGTGCTCAGCGCCTTCAGCGGCCACGCGCAGGCCAACACCTTCGACTATTACCTGAACGGGTTCAAGTCGATCGTGGCGGCGGTCAAGGCCGCGGGCGTGCCGCGCCTGCTGGTGGTGGGCGGGGCCGGCAGCCTGGAGGTGGCGCCGGGCCTGCAACTGCTGGACACGCCGCAGTTCCCGGAGGCCTACAAGCCCACGGCCGAAGGCGCGCGCCAGGCGCTGGCGCTGCTGCGCGAGGAGGCCGCGCTCAACTGGACCATGCTCAGCCCCAGCGCCATCATTGCGCCGGGCGAGCGCACGGGCCAGTTCCGCCTGGGCACCGACCAGCTGCTGGCCAACGCCCAGGGCGACAGCCGCATCTCGGTCGAGGACTACGCGGTGGCGATGATCAACGAGCTGGAGAAGCCGGCGCATGCGCGCCAGCGCTTCACCGTGGGCTACTGA
- a CDS encoding PA2169 family four-helix-bundle protein, producing MAEERNEHRDALAGEPVHPLTQGHSTSAASNADVLSVLNDLLQSCRDGAYGFATSAEHAKAQDIKTLLARHAGECTVAAREIEQAIVARGGEPDKGGTAAGALHRGWVAVRTALSQQDDKTVLQECERGEDTAVARYRKALATDLPADLRPMIERQALGARRNHDEVKALRDALKNS from the coding sequence ATGGCTGAAGAACGAAATGAACACCGCGACGCCCTCGCCGGGGAACCCGTCCACCCGCTGACCCAGGGGCACAGCACCAGCGCCGCCAGCAATGCCGATGTGCTGTCGGTGCTGAACGACTTGCTGCAAAGCTGCCGCGACGGCGCCTATGGCTTTGCCACCAGCGCCGAACATGCCAAGGCGCAGGACATCAAGACCCTGCTGGCGCGCCATGCCGGCGAGTGCACCGTGGCGGCGCGCGAGATCGAGCAGGCGATCGTGGCGCGCGGCGGCGAGCCCGACAAGGGCGGCACCGCGGCCGGCGCGCTGCACCGCGGCTGGGTGGCCGTGCGCACCGCGCTGAGCCAGCAGGACGACAAGACCGTTCTGCAGGAATGCGAGCGCGGCGAGGACACGGCCGTGGCCCGCTACCGCAAGGCGCTGGCCACCGACCTGCCGGCCGACCTGCGGCCCATGATCGAGCGCCAGGCGCTGGGCGCCCGCCGCAACCACGACGAGGTCAAGGCCCTGCGTGATGCGCTGAAGAACAGCTGA
- a CDS encoding SRPBCC domain-containing protein — protein MPATTDPAAAELVITRLFNAPRQLVYEAWTRPEHLAHWSGPEGFTTPHHEMDLRVGGRYRACLRSPDGQDHWVQGVYRELRAPERLSMTHAWEDASGQPGFETLVTVTFTDQGGQTLMTFHQAAFESSASRDGHEGGWSSSFNRLAAHLASLRTPAGGH, from the coding sequence GTGCCCGCCACAACTGACCCCGCCGCCGCCGAACTCGTCATCACGCGCCTGTTCAACGCCCCGCGCCAGCTCGTCTACGAGGCTTGGACCCGGCCCGAGCACCTGGCGCACTGGTCCGGCCCCGAAGGCTTCACCACGCCCCACCACGAGATGGACCTGCGCGTGGGCGGGCGCTACCGCGCCTGCCTGCGCTCACCCGACGGGCAGGACCACTGGGTCCAGGGCGTCTACCGCGAGCTGCGCGCGCCCGAGCGGCTGAGCATGACCCACGCCTGGGAAGACGCCAGCGGCCAGCCCGGCTTTGAGACCCTGGTGACCGTCACCTTCACCGACCAGGGCGGCCAGACCCTGATGACCTTCCACCAGGCGGCGTTTGAGTCCAGCGCCTCGCGCGACGGCCATGAGGGCGGCTGGTCCAGCAGCTTCAACCGGCTGGCGGCGCACCTGGCCTCGTTACGCACTCCAGCCGGAGGCCACTGA